A stretch of the Corylus avellana chromosome ca6, CavTom2PMs-1.0 genome encodes the following:
- the LOC132184919 gene encoding G-type lectin S-receptor-like serine/threonine-protein kinase At1g34300 produces the protein MILQIQPRSLFLVVFLLVAAKASEAAGTIAPGSTLDASNENQATWSSPSSTFSLGFISTGLPNSFIAAISYSGGVPIWTAGSTPVDSAASLQFLPSGALRLVNGDGNTVWDSGTAGKGVSSASLEDTGKLSLLRNDTVVWSSFDNPTDTVVPSQNFTTGKVLRSGLYSFRLISSGNLTLSWNDSVVYFTQGLNSSYDVNMTSPSLGIQNIGILSIFDSNLSGGGIMAYSNDYAENRDTLRYLKLGGDGNLRILSSDRGSGTEIARWAAVEDQCEVFGYCGNMGICSYNDTDPICGCPSQNFELVDPKDGRKGCKRKVETVNCPGNPTMLDMENTQFLTYPPETESQIFFVGISACRSNCLVNPSCDASTSLSDGTGLCYFKTPGFISGYQSPALPSSSYIKVCSPVDPNPSPNAQLSGKGGGWRMHPWVVAVVVIGTILGLVALEGSLWWWCCRNSPKFGVLSAHYALLEYASGAPVQFTYKELQRSTKGFKEKLGTGGFGAVYKGILTNRTVAAVKQLEGIEQGEKQFRMEVATISSTHHLNLVRLIGFCSEGRHRLLVYEFMKNGSLDHFLFVSEGQSEKILNWEYRFNIALGTARGMTYLHEECRDCIVHCDIKPENILLDENYAAKVSDFGLAKLINPKDHRYRTLTSVRGTRGYLAPEWLANLPITSKSDVYGYGMVLLEIVSGRRNFEVSAETRRQKFCVWAYEEFEKGNIKAILDRRLDDQEVDMEQVVRAIKVSFWCIQEQPSHRPMMSKVVQMLEGITEIERPPAPKGLTEGSINGSSMNVSSNISAFSTTAASAPALSSSSSFQAAGVSLYASGKNVERASSSLLQSYPEGQSQV, from the coding sequence ATGATCCTCCAAATCCAACCCAGATCACTCTtccttgttgtttttctgttagTGGCAGCAAAAGCATCAGAAGCAGCAGGCACAATCGCACCAGGCTCAACCCTCGACGCCTCCAACGAGAACCAGGCGACGTGGTCCTCCCCAAGCTCCACCTTCTCCTTAGGCTTCATCTCCACTGGCCTCCCCAACTCCTTCATCGCCGCCATCTCCTACTCCGGCGGCGTCCCCATCTGGACAGCGGGCTCCACCCCAGTGGACTCCGCGGCCTCCCTCCAGTTCCTCCCCTCTGGCGCCCTCCGCCTCGTCAACGGCGACGGAAATACCGTCTGGGACTCAGGCACCGCCGGAAAAGGCGTCTCCTCCGCCTCACTCGAGGACACCGGCAAACTCTCCCTCCTCCGAAACGACACCGTCGTCTGGTCCTCCTTCGACAACCCCACCGATACGGTCGTGCCGTCCCAGAACTTCACCACCGGTAAGGTTCTGCGATCTGGGTTGTACTCCTTTCGTCTTATTAGTTCTGGGAATCTCACGCTTAGTTGGAACGATAGTGTTGTGTATTTCACTCAGGGTTTGAATTCCTCGTATGATGTCAATATGACTTCCCCGAGTTTGGGAATACAGAACATTGGGATTCTGTCGATTTTCGATTCCAATTTGTCTGGTGGGGGTATCATGGCTTACAGCAATGATTATGCCGAGAATAGGGACACACTGAGGTATTTGAAGTTGGGCGGTGATGGGAATTTGAGGATACTTAGCTCTGATCGTGGGAGTGGGACTGAAATTGCGAGATGGGCAGCTGTTGAGGATCAATGTGAGGTTTTTGGGTACTGTGGGAATATGGGAATTTGTAGTTACAATGATACGGACCCGATTTGCGGGTGCCCATCTCAGAATTTCGAGCTCGTTGATCCAAAAGATGGTAGGAAAGGGTGTAAGAGGAAGGTGGAGACTGTGAATTGTCCAGGGAATCCGACTATGTTGGATATGGAAAATACACAGTTCCTAACATACCCTCCGGAGACAGAGTCGCAGATTTTCTTTGTGGGTATATCCGCATGTCGGTCGAATTGTCTTGTGAATCCTAGTTGCGATGCTTCAACTTCGTTGTCAGATGGGACGGGGTTGTGTTATTTCAAGACTCCAGGTTTTATTAGTGGCTATCAGAGTCCGGCGCTGCCGAGCAGTTCATACATCAAGGTTTGCTCACCGGTGGATCCAAACCCGTCACCTAATGCCCAGCTTTCTGGGAAGGGCGGCGGTTGGAGGATGCATCCGTGGGTTGTAGCTGTTGTGGTTATAGGCACCATTTTGGGTTTGGTTGCCCTGGAGGGTAGTTTGTGGTGGTGGTGTTGTAGAAACAGCCCCAAGTTCGGAGTATTGTCAGCTCACTATGCCCTTCTTGAGTATGCTTCTGGTGCTCCAGTCCAGTTCACATATAAGGAGCTCCAGCGCTCAACCAAGGGATTCAAGGAGAAGCTTGGAACTGGAGGATTTGGTGCTGTGTACAAAGGGATTCTTACTAATAGAACGGTTGCTGCAGTGAAGCAACTTGAGGGAATTGAACAGGGGGAAAAACAGTTTAGAATGGAGGTTGCGACTATAAGTAGCACCCATCATTTGAATTTGGTGAGATTGATTGGTTTTTGCTCCGAAGGGCGCCATAGGCTTCTAGTATACGAGTTCATGAAAAACGGGTCTCTTGATCATTTCCTTTTCGTATCAGAAGGCCAGTCAGAAAAAATCTTGAATTGGGAATACCGGTTCAACATTGCCCTTGGTACTGCAAGGGGGATGACATACCTGCACGAGGAGTGTCGGGACTGCATCGTCCACTGTGATATAAAGCCAGAAAACATTCTCTTGGATGAGAACTATGCTGCCAAAGTCTCAGATTTTGGTCTTGCCAAGCTGATTAATCCAAAGGACCATAGATACCGAACCTTGACAAGCGTCAGAGGTACAAGAGGATATTTGGCACCAGAATGGCTGGCAAATCTTCCAATAACTTCAAAATCTGATGTTTATGGTTATGGTATGGTTCTTTTGGAGATAGTGAGTGGGAGACGTAATTTCGAAGTATCTGCAGAAACCCGTAGGCAAAAGTTCTGTGTGTGGGCTTATGAAGAGTTTGAGAAGGGTAATATCAAGGCAATTCTTGACCGGAGGCTTGATGACCAAGAGGTTGATATGGAGCAAGTGGTGAGGGCAATTAAAGTCAGCTTTTGGTGCATCCAGGAGCAACCGTCACACAGACCAATGATGAGCAAAGTGGTGCAGATGTTAGAAGGGATTACAGAGATTGAGAGGCCACCTGCTCCTAAGGGCTTGACTGAAGGGTCCATTAATGGAAGCAGCATGAATGTGAGCAGCAACATTAGCGCTTTCTCCACCACTGCAGCTTCAGCCCCagctctctcttcctcttcatcatTCCAAGCCGCAGGAGTTTCACTTTATGCTTCAGGGAAGAATGTAGAGAGGGCATCGTCATCCCTTTTACAATCATACCCAGAGGGCCAGAGTCAAGTTTAG
- the LOC132184896 gene encoding protein DETOXIFICATION 54 produces the protein MADRDPDFYSHKSPSSSQVIEELKELWLMALPTTATNFMAFFRSAVSVLFLGRLGSLELAGGALSIGFTNITGYSVLAGLASGLEPVCSQAYGCKNWDLLSLSLQRMIFILLLAIIPISLLWVNMETIMVSMGQDKDITAMAATYCIYSLPDLFTNTLLQPLRVFLRSQRVTKPMMYCSLLAVAFHVPLNILLVVVMGLGVPGVAMASVLTNLNMVMLMVGYVWWVGRKGGEMRWRGGNGIDLKDVCWGGVGPLLQLAVPSCLGMCLEWWWYEIVTVMAGYLPNPTLAVAATGILIQTTSMMYTVPMALAGCVSARVGNDLGAGKPYKAKLAAMVALACAFVIGIINVTWTVILRERWAGLFTKDELVMALVASVMPIMGLCELGNCPQTTGCGVLRGTARPAVGARVNLGSFYFVGMPVAVGLAFSLKFGFSGLWFGLLSAQVACVVSILYVVLARTDWEAEATKARKLTGLEMNKCNGVHVEECEKDEERKRLLVNGNHNNNNNVHDVC, from the exons atggCGGATAGAGACCCGGATTTCTATTCCCATAAATCCCCCTCATCTTCGCAG GTAATAGAAGAGCTGAAAGAGCTATGGCTCATGGCGTTGCCGACCACAGCCACGAACTTCATGGCCTTTTTTCGGTCAGCGGTGTCGGTTTTGTTCTTGGGACGCCTCGGCAGCCTAGAGCTGGCCGGAGGAGCGCTGTCCATCGGCTTCACCAACATAACAGGGTACTCTGTTCTGGCCGGCCTTGCCTCAGGGCTGGAACCGGTGTGCAGCCAAGCCTACGGTTGCAAAAACTGGGACCTTCTCTCGCTCTCCCTCCAGCGCATGATCTTCATACTGTTGCTAGCCATCATACCCATCAGCCTCTTGTGGGTGAACATGGAAACCATCATGGTTTCGATGGGGCAGGACAAGGACATCACCGCAATGGCGGCGACCTACTGCATCTACTCCCTACCAGACCTTTTCACAAACACTTTGCTGCAGCCGCTGAGGGTTTTCCTAAGGTCGCAGCGGGTGACGAAGCCGATGATGTACTGCTCCCTATTGGCGGTGGCTTTCCATGTGCCACTTAACATATTGCTGGTGGTGGTGATGGGGCTCGGGGTGCCGGGGGTGGCGATGGCGTCTGTGCTGACGAACCTGAACATGGTGATGCTTATGGTGGGGTACGTTTGGTGGGTGGGGCGGAAGGGAGGGGAGATGAGATGGAGGGGCGGGAATGGGATCGATCTGAAAGATGTGTGTTGGGGTGGTGTGGGTCCCTTGCTACAACTGGCGGTGCCGAGCTGTCTGGGGATGTGCTTGGAGTGGTGGTGGTACGAGATTGTGACGGTGATGGCTGGGTACTTGCCGAATCCAACTCTCGCTGTCGCCGCCACTGGGATTCTCATTCAGACCACTAGCATGATGTACACTGTCCCCATGGCCCTCGCTGGCTGTGTCTCTGCCAGa GTTGGGAATGATCTCGGAGCTGGCAAGCCATACAAAGCCAAGCTAGCAGCGATGGTTGCTTTGGCATGCGCCTTTGTGATTGGCATTATCAACGTGACATGGACGGTGATCCTTAGAGAAAGATGGGCTGGTCTCTTCACAAAAGATGAGCTTGTCATGGCATTGGTTGCCTCGGTTATGCCCATCATGGGGCTCTGCGAGCTCGGCAATTGCCCGCAAACCACCGGGTGCGGTGTCCTCCGCGGCACTGCACGGCCAGCCGTGGGCGCCCGTGTCAACTTGGGGTCGTTTTACTTCGTCGGCATGCCTGTGGCCGTTGGCCTAGCCTTCTCGCTGAAATTCGGGTTCAGCGGGCTGTGGTTCGGCCTCCTCTCTGCTCAGGTGGCTTGTGTTGTCTCAATCCTCTATGTTGTGCTTGCCCGCACGGATTGGGAGGCTGAAGCTACCAAGGCCAGGAAGCTTACCGGGTTAGAGATGAATAAATGCAATGGGGTTCATGTTGAAGAATGTGAGAAAGACGAAGAGAGGAAAAGGTTGTTGGTAAATGGAAatcacaacaacaacaacaacgtaCATGATGTTTGCTAG
- the LOC132184098 gene encoding probable magnesium transporter NIPA6 produces MAASLVNPEAIYVSASFDDNLKGFILAAVSGVFIGSSFIIKKLGLQRAGASGTRASSGGYGYLKEPLWWIGMVTMIVGELSNFVAYMFAPAVLVTPLGALSIIVSAILAHFFLKEKLQKMGILGCVLCIVGSTLIVLHAPSERSLTSVEEIWELATQPAFLLYTASAIAVSLLLILYFEPRHGQTNIMVYVGICSIIGSLTVMSIKAVGIAIKLTFEGSSQVACFQTWVFVMVAITCVITQLNYLNKALDTFNAALVSPIYYALFTSLTIFASAIMFKDWSGQSASNIVSVLCGLIVVLSGTLVLHSTRERDPASVIDMYSSLSPQVSWFVHMNGETWKQNADELCPDFDAILKQDHFK; encoded by the exons ATGGCTGCGTCTTTGGTGAACCCAGAAGCAATATACGTGTCGGCCTCCTTTGACGATAATCTCAAAGGGTTTATTCTTGCTGCTGTTTCTGGTGTGTTTATTGGGTCCAGCTTCATCATCAAGAAGTTGGGTCTCCAACGGGCTGGCGCCTCGGGGACTCGAGCCA GTTCGGGTGGATACGGGTATCTGAAGGAGCCTCTATGGTGGATTGGCATGGTGACAA TGATCGTTGGTGAACTCTCCAATTTTGTCGCTTACATGTTTGCTCCTGCGGTGCTTGTGACGCCACTTGGAGCTTTGAGTATAATTGTTAG TGCTATTCTAGCACACTTCTTCTTGAAggaaaaattgcagaaaatggGTATACTGGGGTGTGTCTTATGCATTGTGGGGTCTACTTTGATTGTGCTTCATGCTCCAAGTGAACGTAGTCTTACATCAGTGGAAGAAATTTGGGAGTTAGCAACTCAACCAG cttttcttttatatacaGCCTCAGCAATAGCTGTTTCTTTGTTGCTGATCTTGTATTTTGAACCACGCCATGGGCAGACAAACATAATGGTGTATGTTGGCATATGTTCCATAATTGGATCTCTAACG GTTATGAGTATTAAAGCTGTAGGTATTGCAATAAAACTCACATTCGAGGGTTCAAGCCAGGTAGCATGCTTCCAAACATGGGTTTTCGTAATGGTTGCAATTACATGCGTTATCACTCAACTGAATTATTTGAACAAG GCTTTGGACACATTCAACGCAGCACTTGTTTCTCCAATCTATTATGCTCTGTTCACATCACTTACAATTTTTGCCAGTGCCATAATGTTCAAG GATTGGTCTGGTCAGAGTGCTAGCAATATTGTGTCAGTGCTTTGCGGACTCATAGTTGTGCTTTCTGGGACTTTGGTATTGCATAGTACAAGAGAACGGGATCCAGCTTCTGTTATAG ATATGTATTCATCCCTGTCTCCTCAAGTATCATGGTTTGTCCATATGAATGGTGAAACTTGGAAACAGAATGCTGATGAACTATGCCCTGATTTTGACGCAATTCTTAAACAAGACCATTTCAAATAA